GCTGGCGATGATGGCCGACCCGGACATCATGAAGCCGGTCGAGGACTCCTGGCGCGAGCTCGGCGTGCACCTGCACTTCAACACCACGCTCGAGGCGTTCCTCGGGGACGCCGACGGCAAGGTCCGGGCGGTGCAGACCTCCGGCGGCGAGATCGCGGCCGACCTCGTCGTCATCTCCACGCACAAGACGCCCGAGAACGCGCTCGCGAAGGCGGCCGGGATCAAGCTCGGCTCCACCGGGGCGATCGTCGTCGACGAGAGGATGAAGACCTCCGCGCCCGACGTGTGGGCCGCCGGCGACGTCGTCGAGATCCCGCACGGCCTCACCCGCACCCCGCTGCAGGGGCTGACCGGGTCGCACGCCTACGCCCAGGGCAAGACCGCGGGCACCAACGCCGGCGGCGGCGACCGCGCCTACCGCGCCGTGTACGTGCCCTGGGGCACGCCCGCGGGCAAGTGGGTCATCGGCGGGGCCTCCTTCGGCGAGGCCACGGCCACCGCGCTGGGCATCCCGTACGTCAAGGGCGAGGCCCAGGGCATCTCGCGGGCCCGCTACTACCCGGGCGTGCAGCCGGTGCGCGTGAAGCTGCTCGCCGAGCCGGGCACGCTGCGGCTCATCGGCGCGCAGATGGTCGGCGGCGGCGAGGGCATCAAGGAGCGGGCCGACTTCCTCGCCCAGGCCATCCGCTTCGGGATGACGCTGCACGACCTGTCGACGATGGAGAACGTCTACTCGCCGGCCATCGGGGCCCTCAACGAGCCGATCGTGGTGGCGGCCACGAACGGCGTCGCCGAGTCGAAGAAGAAGGCCTGACCATGGCGGGCACGGGCTTCTTCGGCTGGTTGCGCAGCAACTCCGAGCACTACCTCCTGATCGCCGCCCACCAGAAGCTGGCCAGGACGCAGGGCTCCCCGCCCCCGCGGCCGCCGAAGGGGGCCAAGGAGATCTTCTGGCTGAAGGTCTTCGCGCCGACCTACGCGCTGCTGCCGTGGCCGCTGCGCAGCCGGATCATGCGGGCG
This sequence is a window from Pseudonocardia petroleophila. Protein-coding genes within it:
- a CDS encoding FAD-dependent oxidoreductase, encoding MPRKTVIIGGGAAGLGSAGGVKAADPGADVVVYTENEDVAYSPCGIPYVHGGEIPDFERLFLAGKQAYVDAGIDVHYETAVTAIDTAAKTVTVAGEGAVSYDQLIIATGWNYADPGVPGGELSGLYYVKNIRRAMEWDKVISETKSAVVVEAGPLGLEMVTALAHRGVETHLIDPNPYALAMMADPDIMKPVEDSWRELGVHLHFNTTLEAFLGDADGKVRAVQTSGGEIAADLVVISTHKTPENALAKAAGIKLGSTGAIVVDERMKTSAPDVWAAGDVVEIPHGLTRTPLQGLTGSHAYAQGKTAGTNAGGGDRAYRAVYVPWGTPAGKWVIGGASFGEATATALGIPYVKGEAQGISRARYYPGVQPVRVKLLAEPGTLRLIGAQMVGGGEGIKERADFLAQAIRFGMTLHDLSTMENVYSPAIGALNEPIVVAATNGVAESKKKA